The genomic window TAGACATTCCCGCTCAGAAGGTCCTTGTTGAGCTTGAATTTGTGGTCGACTGCAACACAAGTATTACTCACAATGTTAGTATTAGCCTCAGTTGAATTCTGGGTTACAGTAAGCTTATACTTTGGGGTTCTGTGTGCAAAAGACttcctgcatagtaaataacatgaaaatctgttgctcctttcttcagttattctccttagaagattttgacaaatacgccattgcagttccagagtcacataccagggggcccaaaatcgaccttgacctttctcctctcaacacctacccacataccaaatatcattacaatccatttagacgttctttagttattctgcctttaagcatccggacgcacacacatacacatacgcaaacaaacacgcaaacacactcagcACACAcaatatcaccatgaaaaagtcatttttcatggagattacAACACTACTTAGCTTTGTGATCCTGCAAGTCTCACACTGACAAAAAAGAGCGGCACTGAGGATGTATATAGACGTAAACAtacagaagagagagagagaaaaagaaaaaccaCCCCAACCTACTACCTCACTCTCTAAGAATGGAGTACCTTTAGTTATTTGTACCTTTAGTACCTTTGGTTAGATCTTACCTTCACAGTCAGGTTTTGGTGTTTCCCAGCCGGCTTCTCCTGTTGCGTTATTGATAACACATTGTGCGTTGTTGGGCGGGGAGTCTTGCTTGAACTTGAATCCTGTGTCACAGGTGTAACTGACTCTTTCCCCAGGCCAGTAGAACTTCAGAATGGGACTCCTCTTTCCAAACCGGGGTTGCCCTGGATCTTTGCACCCTTTTCCTGGAGGAACGAGAAATGAGAAGGATGGCACTGTAAAGATATATGCATAAGCCTCCAATGCAATCTAGATCTGGATTAGTTATGATGTTCTCCATAGTTTTTGCTAACGTTACCTACGTTCAACTGGCTAGATTGATACGCTAGTATCTCGTCCACGAAGCATGCATGTTGGTACTTGTCATCTTGTCAGGTTAAAGCCTTGTTATCATTATCGATTACAAAAAATTCATAACACTACTAGTATGTACTCAATGGAGGTAAAACTATGATACACTATGATCTTTCTCAGGCTCATTACACATGCATGCATTGATATGACTTGACGACTTACCCATACAGGGAATGATGTCACAGAACTCGAATCCACTTGAAGAACCAGTGAAGCACCATGGTCTGACGTCGCCGAATGCGTCAGGATTACGGCATTTGTTATCCACAAGGTTCGCCCAGGGATACGGCGCTGTGAAGGTTGGGTCATTATCCCATCGGTCACAGTCCACCCCCGCTACAGGACCTCTGGCCTCGTCCCCTCTGTAATTCGCACCATTTCCATCGAAGCACTCCACTGTGACGAAAGCAAACGTACAAACAAGGTTCTGAAACAAAACGTCTATCTTGCTAATTTTCTTAGTCATTTGCAGATTGCCATAACATACGTCTAATAGTATATAACTGATGACTTACCACCCTCCGGTGTCGTTGAATTCCTGACGTTGTTGCAGTTGGTGTGAGGGAAAATCTCACAGCTTGGGAAAGCTGACCAAGAGTCCTCCTTTTCACACGAGAATTTCACCTCTTCACACCAAGAACGACAGGGCAGCTGTTGCCTGAGATTCGGACTAAAGAGAAAACAAACGGTCAATGGTTAATAAACTGATAATGGCATGGCAGTGACGACATTTTACTGGTTGTAGGTTTGGAACAACACCGAGTCAtatttttcttaacaaaaataTTTGGTCTATTGCAATACGACGGTATGACTGGCATCGTACGGATTGTGTATCCAGGTATTAGAGAACCAAATGCAGATTTGTGTTAAGCCCCgcttacacatagccgaacgtggctcccgaacgctaacCGACCCAGGTTGGTGtagtcaaggaggttttatataaaacctccttggtgtagttcaggagcagtctgaccagtttttaggccacgcatatctttggcgccgaacatgagCCGAACATGCACCGAAaatgtcccaaccatctcctaaccagtaaatgactgagccccgaatgctttctaacctattcccaaccatcccgacctctagccgcagactgccgaatctctcccgACTAATCCAgaaccgattgcagaccctctcgcGAATTAAGATGGACACATTAGGCGActactgcacgaaatggcctcgtatcccggcgtatacgtacagggattcctccggaaatattccatatcccggtgagGATTTAGTGTTtccgttagttttaacggatacgctaaatccgcaccggaatatggaatatttccggaggaatccctgtacgtatacgccgagatacgaggccatttcgtgcagtggtacTATCAAAAGAGGTGTCAATTTCGTTTTTAAtaaaaataatccattcttctatgttgctaacatcaccgagagatcgaattcagATCACGCTTAGATTTAAGACGGCTTTTAATGTTCTTCTTTgcttttggtcgtgtgaaggtcggtgGGGATTCGTCCACGTTctgatagtagtcacttggttggaAGTGAGTAaacagagatttgtctacggccttggggttaGTCATGGCGAGGTttgaaactagttgggagtaggtAAGCAGTGGTTCTGGCCTGGTTAAGGTtccaattttactgctgacttactcccgaacactagccgaccgcgccgaacaccagccgaacaccagccaaacACCAGCCAAACACCAGCCAACCCTATTCCAGACCcaccgtccagagccgaatgttttaaaatcttaaaaacttTCGGCTGGcgacaccagccgactcagccgaacgccagccgaccactcctaaccatggtcgggggagggtcgggaggccatgttcggctatgtgtaaccggggctttagcAACAATAATATTCCAACAGTCACGAAATCAGTGCAGATAGGAAAGATATGTAACCTACGTTACCTGGACTCGCATCGCGGCACAATTGTGGCGCAGACTAGGTCTCTAACACGGGGGTGACACACTGAATTAGCGAGGGTACTGAGGTCGCTGAACCATGTCGAGTTTTGAATCTGGGCAACAGTTGTGTGGGTGTAGTCCAGTGGGTTGGGGAGTGTCATATTTTCGTACTCAAGGCCCCTGCACATCGTCAAAGACGATGGAATATCTTGACATGCTGCACCAAACGAAAAAGAAAGTacaccatgtaacgttaccatagaACAAACCCTCTAACAAAACGTTGGGAAGGTTTATTCCAATGATTCAAAGTTTCGTGTTGGAATGAATAATATAATTCCATAAGTACTAGATTCGGAAATCTACCTACCACAATTTCTTGCATCCTCATCACTACCGTCTCTGCAGTCATTGTTTCCATCACACCGTTTCCAGGCGGGAATACAGGTCACACCGTCAGCACACCGGTACTGGCCGACTGCACACTCGGAAAACACTGGGAATGAACAAATTAATACATTAgaccacactgacttgattttatggatgccATCCTCGGAACACTCaagcgagcgtgcgaaaaaaatgGAAGAtgagcaaaaaaaacaagaaagcctcatttaaaaaaatctaaatgaTCAGGAAAGTTGTATTGAACATAAGACCAGTTCAGTGCCTCATTACGACTTTGCATACTGCCCATGGCCACCTGAGTCAATCTGCgaccatgaaaaaaactgtaATGTTAACCTTACACTATTGTCATGGACATGCGAGTGTAGGCAGACCTCGCACGACGTACATACAGCAGttgtgtgaggatgcaggctgcaatttagaagaactaCGGAGAGCAATGGacgacagggaggactggaggaggagggtgatgttcatccgtgacactctcacgacgAGATGATGACTGTCATTCCATATTTGTTCCAGTTTGTGGGTGAATGCCATGGCAAAACAGGCACTCTGAGTGCTTAGGTTTCACTGTAAACATTGTCACGTACCGTGGACGACATTTGAGACTTTGAACACACCTTTACAAAAATCAGTAAATCAGGATTGACTTTGGGGGTTGGTCGCTAAAAATGTGATTAGCATTGGTCGTAAGGGTATAAAATGCGCCACGAGGTTTCAACAAATGATACACAAGAGAGTTGATGTTCTATATTCTAAGATTTACACATATTTTCACACGGACCTACCTAATATGTATTTAACAAGAATCTGGTAGAATTCAAACGTAATGCCGCATAATCATGACACTGTGGCAGTTGACAATTAGTTAAGTTGGCAGTACCTTTATCTTCAGCTGTATAGTTAGCCTGAAATCCTTTCCTAGTTACTGACATGTCGGTAACTAGTCGAACAGTCATGACGCTGCCAGTTGACGTGACAGGATCGGGGATGCTTGTCCCACTCAGACTGGCTGTATAGGGTTCAAAATGGTTAGAGGCAGCAGTGTTCCATAGGTTGGCTGGCAGCTTACAGGATGTTGCATTTCATTTGAGATAACCTTTGACGGTTATTTctacctgctaacgtttcgttAGCCTAGTTAGCCTACCTTCATCAAGACTGTAATACTTGCATGAATTAGGCCATATTGCAATAGACTGTGTGATGGACTTGTGTAGATTGGGAGGGGGCCAAGACCGttcacagagagacagacaacaTAAACAAGTTAAATCTACTTCAGTCGTGAACCAGGAGGGGGTCATCTCCAACCAGATTCaccggtggcaatgacagtatccaaaagCCCAAAGCAGTATCCATTCACCCATttgtattttccaagcagaggtccgAAGGGGGCTAGGAGTAGGCGCGATTTTTAAAGTCCTCGCGGCCACTAGCCcgctcgaccgaaacctctgcttggagagtatacatTTGGACACCAGTGGCCACAACATTTGTTAGTTATCTattatcttttattctttgaatTGTAAGTACTTTTAttgcgtgtgtgcgtgtatttTAAACTGGAATAGAGTTAGACAGCATGTTGTTTCTTGTAGTCGAAACCATCTCACATTTGTTTTAAAAGTTCCCTGTAGGGACTGTGTGTCGACCAAAGACAACCATTTGCAATGCCCATTGCGCCTACCAAGGTCAGCGCAAATTACTGTTTGGCCGACTAACAGCCCTGACTCAACCGTTTAAGTATTTGAGGATAGGGAAAGTCACAGCATGCAACGTTGCAAAACAGACACACATCATGCTCAGCTAACCGGTTGCTGAAGAATTGTTTGTTTCTCACCAATCTCAAATGTGGAATCGGTAGTGTTTCCGTCATACACGTAAACGTAGTCATAGGTGTCCTCAACGTCAAAATCCGTGAAGGTGAGCCTGATGACTTTGGATGGAGGGACAGAGATCACGTATCGACAATCAtgatcgtcagggtagttgtTTGGGTAGTTTGTGCTGTTGAAGGAACCGCTATCATCTGTGAGGCTTTCACAAACTGATaagagagaaggaaagaaaTGATTGGACATGTTCGATGATATATCTGATATGTGCAAGGCCTTCCAATCCCACTGTGCCAAATGCAACCTACATCGAATTTAAGTTCATTCGTTTTTCACATCatgaatgcattttgagtgaaTGAGAAGGTACAAAACAATTCCCATTCTAACGGCATAAATCCGAGCAAAGAAAAATGGTGCATTAATGTATATTTCTAAGTTACTCCCATGCTAGATTTCATGTCCTTTTAAAAGCTTTGATATCATGAGATCGGATATAAATCATAGGGGATTTAAAAGGGAGATGAAAACTACATAATATACCTTTTAAAGGCAGGAAAAAAGATGACATGAATTCCTTATCACATGTCGAACCCCAATACCAGATATAACGCCATCTAGTAACATATCAATTGTGTGATACCTTCTGGATATACACGAAATGACAGCGATAACAACAAAGGGAAGTGAAATGGAGCACAATTACTTACGTGTTTGGGAGGATACGCCATTAGATAGCAGGCAGCAAGCGATCACGCCAAGCCACCCTGGTGCCCGCATAATGAGCACTACTTATGGGTAATAGAGATGACGTTTCGTTAGACTTGTAAGAACTAACACAGTACCAGCAGGAAATGTCACCAATTCAAAACGTTTACCTAAAacgagaaagaaaaagaatccGGGTTTGATTGATAGGAAAAGTGATAGGAGAAGACATAAAAAGAGACGGAAAGGACAGTGACGCATCACtgtgacacacaaacacactcgtGTACAcgcgtacatacatacatacatacatacatacatacatacatacaaacatacatacatacatacatacaaacatgcacacacattgGCGCAGGAACAATAAGATCTGTAGATCTTCATGTGTTCA from Branchiostoma lanceolatum isolate klBraLanc5 chromosome 4, klBraLanc5.hap2, whole genome shotgun sequence includes these protein-coding regions:
- the LOC136432557 gene encoding uncharacterized protein gives rise to the protein MRAPGWLGVIACCLLSNGVSSQTLCESLTDDSGSFNSTNYPNNYPDDHDCRYVISVPPSKVIRLTFTDFDVEDTYDYVYVYDGNTTDSTFEIASLSGTSIPDPVTSTGSVMTVRLVTDMSVTRKGFQANYTAEDKVFSECAVGQYRCADGVTCIPAWKRCDGNNDCRDGSDEDARNCACQDIPSSLTMCRGLEYENMTLPNPLDYTHTTVAQIQNSTWFSDLSTLANSVCHPRVRDLVCATIVPRCESSPNLRQQLPCRSWCEEVKFSCEKEDSWSAFPSCEIFPHTNCNNVRNSTTPEGVECFDGNGANYRGDEARGPVAGVDCDRWDNDPTFTAPYPWANLVDNKCRNPDAFGDVRPWCFTGSSSGFEFCDIIPCMGKGCKDPGQPRFGKRSPILKFYWPGERVSYTCDTGFKFKQDSPPNNAQCVINNATGEAGWETPKPDCEVDHKFKLNKDLLSGNVYDKAVSPTTSSLNLKVKAYVVNIIKLDEKEEQIVTSFKAEYTWLDDRLRWERRRYGELDRTFVDYGQVWRPTLTLERNADTEYSGEFPRTEVKMEHTGKVTWPIASLTTTTCTLDPFLFPQDNMTCAVCWTAGEEFTIDCSDSATHKDSNFLTCQND